A window of Methanosphaera sp. WGK6 contains these coding sequences:
- a CDS encoding ParA family protein: MTEIITILNQKGGCGKTTTTINLGAALAQLGKTVLIIDMDPQGNATTSLGIAKSEMDKTIYSLLTGRCTLKEAIIETETPNLYAIPSNIALSGAEIELSKEIGFQSILDEKLSSQNISFDYVFIDAPPSLGILTLNALVATDSVIIPIQSEFYALEGMADLLETIKLVESRLKSPCPIKGILITLYDPRTRLAKDVSKNVKDYFKGREYIFKEKIPRNVKLAEAPSFGQPCITYDPECTGTKSYVKLAKELIKLEGE; this comes from the coding sequence ATGACAGAAATTATAACAATATTAAATCAAAAAGGTGGTTGTGGTAAAACAACAACAACTATTAACTTAGGCGCAGCATTAGCCCAGTTGGGTAAAACAGTTTTAATAATAGACATGGATCCACAAGGAAATGCAACAACAAGTCTTGGAATAGCAAAAAGTGAAATGGATAAAACAATATATTCCCTACTTACAGGAAGATGCACATTAAAAGAAGCTATAATTGAAACAGAAACACCAAATTTATATGCAATTCCAAGTAATATCGCATTAAGTGGTGCTGAAATAGAATTAAGTAAAGAAATAGGATTCCAATCAATACTTGATGAAAAACTATCTAGTCAAAACATTTCTTTTGATTATGTATTTATAGATGCACCACCCTCTCTTGGTATATTAACTTTAAATGCATTAGTTGCAACAGATAGTGTTATAATACCTATTCAATCAGAATTTTATGCATTAGAAGGAATGGCTGATTTATTAGAAACAATAAAACTAGTGGAATCTAGATTAAAAAGTCCTTGTCCAATAAAAGGAATTTTAATAACATTATATGATCCAAGAACAAGACTTGCAAAAGATGTATCTAAAAATGTTAAAGATTACTTTAAAGGACGAGAATATATCTTCAAAGAAAAAATACCTCGTAATGTTAAATTAGCAGAAGCTCCAAGTTTTGGACAACCATGTATAACTTATGATCCTGAATGTACAGGAACAAAATCTTATGTAAAATTAGCAAAAGAATTAATTAAATTAGAAGGTGAATAA
- a CDS encoding radical SAM protein → MSTFKDLQILSDAAYYDRCNYVNYNVDNVLKETDKMKDCIYHARAGTGEIPLFKILMTNQCNNDCAYCTNCRSHNYQRARLSPDALARIFMQYYENGMVEGLFLSSGIIKDADTTMEEMIEAAHLLRNKYSYNGYIHLKIIPGTSKDHIKHAMQLADRVSINIEAATKDGLSDISSTKNYDKDILKRLDWIDNLHRRDHNLASSGHTTQIIVGANDETDEDILKQVYKLTTKYDVLYNYFSTFKPLEGTPLENHDVSDSRRTGRLYQAEYLFNQYNFTQKDIILGEDGFLDLNNDPKYSIALAHKEDYSIDVNTAKYKELIRVPGIGLKSARRITHLQKIGHEIKSLKELQEIGANINKCKIFVKVGGTYQSTLI, encoded by the coding sequence ATGAGTACTTTTAAGGATTTACAGATTTTATCAGATGCTGCATATTATGATAGATGTAATTATGTTAATTATAATGTGGATAATGTACTTAAGGAAACTGATAAAATGAAGGATTGTATTTATCATGCTAGAGCAGGTACTGGTGAAATTCCCTTATTTAAAATTCTTATGACCAATCAATGTAATAATGATTGTGCTTATTGTACTAATTGTAGAAGTCATAATTATCAAAGAGCTCGCCTTAGTCCTGATGCTTTAGCTCGTATTTTTATGCAATACTATGAAAATGGAATGGTGGAAGGATTATTCCTTAGTTCAGGTATTATTAAAGATGCAGATACAACAATGGAAGAAATGATTGAAGCAGCACATCTTCTTAGAAATAAATACTCATATAATGGATATATCCACCTTAAGATTATTCCAGGCACAAGTAAAGACCATATTAAACATGCCATGCAACTTGCAGATAGAGTAAGTATTAATATTGAAGCTGCTACTAAAGATGGTTTAAGTGATATTTCAAGTACAAAAAATTATGATAAGGACATTCTTAAAAGATTAGATTGGATTGATAATCTTCATAGAAGAGATCATAATTTAGCAAGTAGTGGCCATACTACTCAAATTATTGTAGGTGCTAATGACGAAACAGATGAGGATATTTTAAAACAAGTTTATAAGTTAACTACTAAATATGATGTGCTCTATAATTACTTCAGCACATTCAAACCACTTGAAGGTACACCTCTTGAAAATCATGATGTTAGTGATTCAAGAAGAACAGGACGATTATATCAAGCAGAATACTTATTTAATCAATATAACTTTACACAAAAAGATATTATCCTAGGTGAAGATGGATTTTTAGATTTGAATAATGATCCAAAATATTCTATTGCACTAGCACATAAAGAGGATTATTCTATTGATGTTAATACTGCAAAATATAAGGAATTAATAAGAGTTCCAGGCATTGGACTGAAATCTGCACGTCGTATTACTCATTTACAGAAAATAGGACATGAAATTAAAAGTCTTAAAGAATTACAAGAAATAGGTGCTAATATAAACAAATGTAAGATATTTGTTAAAGTAGGTGGTACTTATCAAAGTACACTGATTTAA
- a CDS encoding LemA family protein, whose amino-acid sequence MDWLLIIIVLIIIIVLVLIVKYYNGLVNGRNRVKNAWSQIDVQLQRRNDLIPNIVETVKGYASHEKETFTQITQARANMANATSVKEVAEADDMLTGALKSLFAVAEAYPELKANTNFLELQEELSDTEDKISYARQFYNDTVLKYNNMCEQFPSNIIANIFNFEESEFFEAKESTKAVPKIEF is encoded by the coding sequence ATGGATTGGTTACTAATTATAATAGTACTTATAATTATAATAGTACTTGTTTTAATAGTAAAATACTACAATGGATTAGTAAATGGACGTAACAGAGTAAAAAATGCATGGAGTCAAATTGATGTACAGTTACAAAGACGAAATGATTTAATACCAAATATTGTAGAAACAGTAAAAGGATATGCTAGTCATGAAAAAGAAACATTCACGCAAATAACACAAGCAAGAGCAAACATGGCAAATGCAACATCAGTAAAAGAAGTTGCAGAAGCAGATGACATGTTAACAGGTGCATTAAAATCATTATTTGCAGTAGCAGAAGCATACCCTGAATTAAAAGCAAATACAAACTTCCTAGAACTTCAAGAAGAATTATCTGATACAGAAGATAAAATTTCATATGCAAGACAATTCTATAATGACACAGTATTAAAATACAATAATATGTGTGAACAATTCCCGAGTAATATAATAGCAAATATATTCAATTTTGAGGAATCAGAATTCTTTGAAGCAAAAGAATCAACAAAAGCAGTACCAAAAATAGAATTCTAA
- a CDS encoding DUF2207 domain-containing protein: protein MNRKNSRMVITGLLVIVLLFTSLSVVFSEEDNDRDYNIPFVEKILSINSDGSVDIKEDYNYTFYGTFNGVTRDIPLSGEQSIENISVETPGLYNTVEVKNYSNTVHIIVHLFSDAEKTKSVTNQSANIIYNYTFNKGVKIYDDVAEFQYMSWGPQWEKEVIRMTTYVKLPGNKTNVEVWNNPPYLVSSTSWITYNTLETRYKTIDAYKSEEQRLLIPKEQFNSTENADVIKGNAKEVIENDQRNYQNTINFNYNITYSILIVSILMLILPFGIYYKYGREPKLQYSCDYETDLPTKDSPVFINAVVNGNVEDIDLDAFYATILDLIDRSYMKVFMSTSDDTVLEINDVDTSDLQVFEEDILTYFNQFTDKNNRVAFSTIKNEEDPLEFQEFLDKWNKKATSSLDHEKINRFFHNIGSKLFKIYSRITLIYAIIVLIYLLSLTPEVPTIDWAFRATEILIPLAIITALLPNTVAGQWTLEGKEFHDRWKHFERYVNNYSLIKEYPPASIQVWGRYLVYATALGDAQAVTKNMKEYFKQENIPQETINQSDITRFTYYGMHLVMFSTFHEFKTYQPPTNNTSFNSGGSFGNIGGPGSGGFGGGGGGAF, encoded by the coding sequence TTGAATAGAAAAAATTCACGAATGGTTATAACAGGATTACTTGTCATAGTACTACTTTTCACATCATTATCTGTAGTTTTCAGTGAAGAGGATAATGATAGGGATTATAATATTCCATTTGTAGAAAAAATATTAAGTATTAACAGTGATGGCTCTGTTGATATTAAAGAAGATTATAACTATACATTCTATGGAACATTTAATGGTGTAACAAGGGATATTCCATTATCTGGTGAACAAAGTATTGAAAATATATCAGTTGAAACGCCAGGATTATATAATACAGTAGAAGTAAAAAATTATTCAAACACTGTGCATATTATAGTTCACTTATTTAGTGATGCTGAGAAAACAAAGAGTGTAACAAATCAGAGTGCTAATATCATTTATAATTATACATTTAATAAAGGTGTAAAGATTTATGATGATGTTGCTGAATTCCAGTATATGTCATGGGGTCCACAATGGGAAAAAGAAGTAATTAGGATGACTACTTATGTAAAACTTCCTGGAAATAAAACAAATGTAGAAGTATGGAATAATCCACCATACCTTGTATCAAGTACCTCTTGGATAACATATAATACTCTTGAAACAAGATACAAAACCATTGATGCTTATAAGAGTGAAGAACAAAGATTACTCATACCTAAAGAACAATTTAACAGTACAGAAAATGCTGATGTTATAAAGGGTAATGCAAAAGAAGTAATAGAAAATGATCAAAGAAACTATCAGAATACAATTAACTTCAATTACAATATCACATACAGTATTTTAATAGTATCTATACTAATGTTGATACTTCCATTTGGAATTTATTATAAGTATGGTCGTGAACCTAAATTACAATATAGTTGTGATTATGAAACAGATTTACCAACAAAGGATTCACCTGTATTTATCAATGCAGTAGTTAATGGTAATGTGGAAGACATAGATTTAGATGCATTTTATGCAACAATTCTAGATTTAATAGATAGGAGTTATATGAAAGTATTCATGTCAACAAGTGATGATACAGTACTTGAAATTAATGATGTAGATACAAGTGATTTACAAGTCTTTGAAGAGGATATTTTAACATATTTCAATCAATTCACTGATAAAAATAATCGAGTTGCATTTAGTACAATAAAAAATGAAGAAGATCCCCTAGAATTCCAAGAATTCTTGGATAAATGGAATAAAAAAGCAACTAGTTCTTTAGATCATGAAAAAATTAATAGATTCTTCCATAACATAGGAAGTAAGTTATTTAAAATATATTCCAGAATTACTTTAATCTATGCAATAATAGTTCTAATATATCTATTAAGCTTAACTCCCGAAGTTCCAACAATAGACTGGGCATTCAGAGCAACAGAAATATTAATTCCATTAGCAATAATAACAGCATTATTACCAAATACTGTTGCAGGACAATGGACACTTGAAGGAAAGGAATTCCATGATCGATGGAAACACTTTGAAAGATATGTAAACAATTATAGTCTTATCAAAGAATATCCACCAGCATCTATTCAAGTATGGGGAAGATATCTTGTATATGCAACAGCACTAGGTGATGCACAAGCAGTAACAAAAAATATGAAGGAATACTTTAAACAAGAAAACATACCTCAAGAAACAATTAATCAATCAGATATTACTAGATTTACCTATTATGGTATGCATTTAGTAATGTTTTCAACATTCCATGAATTCAAAACATATCAACCACCAACAAATAACACAAGTTTTAATAGTGGAGGTTCATTTGGAAATATAGGTGGGCCAGGTTCTGGAGGATTTGGTGGGGGAGGTGGCGGTGCTTTTTAG
- a CDS encoding DUF2207 domain-containing protein has protein sequence MIITILTVPAAFADDGHYNFQSVEKNIIISDDGTAIISEDVNYIISGTINGVYRDIPLSGEQRLENISVETPGYYNTVELINSSDNIQIKVWLYKDEAKTQKVSNEDVEVIYHYNFIKGVKIYNDIAEFQYMSWGSGWDEEVPQLTTYIELPGSHENTEMWYNPSNKVTESTWTSDTTLKTVYTNLNENENVEQRILMPTSYFTSSENADVIDMDAKEKIEQDQIDYQNSINTKNTLAQIIAGIVIIVLFVPVAVYFKYGREPKITYSADYESQMPTNDSPIFINAMVNGNAGETDLDGFQAVLLDLIDKGYYKIISDNDENTVLKRKDKNTASLQQYEVDIINYLERYEDDKHRISLETISDGDSTDFSKFMDAWKIDVNKEVTDLRVSKYFDDHGNSVMSLINILSIIFGVILIVGILLFDLDVLLMILVIVLIIESIALLVISNTVMGQWTPEGKEFHDKWKNFEKYIKDYSLIKEYPPASIQVWGKYLVYATALGCADKVRSNMKKYFKEVNISEDSLYESDTVFFAYYGGFYLMNSSFHTLSHPDDSGSYGSIGDVGSGGFGGGGGGVF, from the coding sequence ATGATAATAACAATTCTAACAGTACCTGCAGCTTTTGCTGATGATGGACATTATAATTTTCAATCAGTAGAAAAAAATATTATCATTTCAGATGATGGAACAGCAATAATTTCAGAAGATGTAAATTACATAATAAGTGGAACAATCAATGGAGTTTACAGAGATATTCCCCTATCAGGTGAACAAAGACTAGAAAACATATCTGTTGAAACACCAGGATATTATAATACAGTAGAACTCATAAATTCATCAGATAATATTCAAATTAAAGTATGGCTTTATAAAGACGAGGCAAAAACACAAAAAGTATCTAATGAAGATGTAGAAGTAATATATCATTATAACTTCATTAAAGGTGTTAAAATATATAATGATATAGCAGAATTCCAGTACATGTCATGGGGTTCAGGATGGGATGAAGAAGTACCTCAACTAACAACATACATAGAACTACCTGGAAGTCATGAAAATACAGAAATGTGGTACAACCCATCAAATAAAGTAACTGAAAGTACATGGACTTCAGATACAACATTAAAGACAGTATACACAAATTTAAATGAAAATGAAAATGTAGAACAAAGGATTCTAATGCCAACATCCTATTTCACAAGTAGTGAAAATGCTGATGTAATAGATATGGATGCAAAAGAAAAAATAGAACAAGACCAGATAGATTACCAAAATAGTATTAATACTAAAAATACACTTGCTCAAATAATTGCAGGAATTGTAATTATTGTATTATTTGTACCTGTAGCAGTTTATTTCAAGTATGGTAGGGAACCTAAAATTACATATAGTGCTGATTATGAAAGTCAAATGCCTACTAATGATTCACCAATATTTATCAATGCTATGGTAAATGGTAATGCTGGAGAAACAGATTTGGATGGATTTCAAGCAGTATTATTGGATTTAATTGATAAAGGGTACTATAAAATAATATCTGATAATGATGAAAATACTGTTCTTAAAAGAAAAGATAAAAATACAGCTAGTCTACAACAATATGAAGTAGATATTATTAACTATCTTGAAAGATATGAAGATGATAAACATAGAATTTCCTTAGAAACAATATCTGATGGTGATTCTACAGATTTCTCTAAATTTATGGATGCATGGAAGATTGATGTTAATAAAGAGGTAACTGATTTAAGAGTATCTAAATACTTTGATGATCATGGAAATAGTGTTATGAGCTTAATTAATATTCTTTCTATAATATTTGGAGTAATTCTTATAGTTGGTATACTCTTATTTGATTTAGATGTACTATTAATGATATTAGTTATAGTTCTAATAATTGAATCAATTGCTCTTCTAGTAATATCAAATACTGTCATGGGGCAATGGACACCTGAAGGAAAAGAGTTCCATGATAAATGGAAAAATTTTGAAAAATATATAAAAGATTACAGTTTAATTAAGGAATATCCTCCTGCTTCTATTCAAGTTTGGGGAAAATACCTAGTATATGCTACAGCATTAGGGTGTGCTGATAAAGTACGTAGTAATATGAAAAAATACTTTAAAGAAGTAAATATCTCTGAAGATTCATTATATGAATCTGACACAGTATTCTTTGCATATTATGGTGGATTCTATTTAATGAATT